The genomic DNA TCGAATTATTTATAACATTTTTGAGAGAATCAATGGTAGCCTTGCCCTCGTTTTGAGCATGAAGGTTTAAAACCTTCGCCATGCTCAGGATGACAATTAAGAAAAATATAGACTTGAAGCGATTCAGAAGATAAAGCTAATAGAAAATTTTAGCTTCTCAAAAATATAAACTTTATTAAATGACCCTATCAAACCACTTATACAAAAATACATTCCACTTATTAGAAACGCCTGGTTTATTGAACTCTTTTGTTGTTAATTTGAAAATAAAATTAATTAAATAATAATTTAAACTAATCATTATGAAAACTACCATTTTAAGCGGACTACTACTTATTTTAAGTTTAAATGTACAATCACAAGAAAATACCGAAAAAACAAATGCCAACAAGGATGAGGTTTTTACTGTAGTTGATGATGTGGCGGAATTTAAAGGTGGCAATGCCGAACTGATGAAATATTTACAAACAAATTTAAAATATCCGGAAGAAGCTAAGAAGAATAAAATAGGCGGAACCTGCTTCATTAAATTTATTGTAGCTGAAGATGGCAAAGTGAACAACGTACAAACACTTAAAGGTGTGCCTAATTGCGCAGCCTGTGATAAGGAAGCTGTACGTGTGATTGAAATGATGCCTACCTGGAATCCGGCAAAAATAAACGGTAAATCGGTAAAAAGTTATTATAATTTGCCTATCAGATATAAAGCATAAGATTTTTGATTAGGAGATTCCTTTCAACTTTCTCAAAAGTTTTTCAATAGAAGTATTTGAAGGAATTTGTGCCATTTGAATTCGCCGAGCATAATGAATGGAATCTAAAATTTCTTTTTGTTTTTCTTCAACGAGTTTCTTTTGTTCTTCTACAATTTCTTTTTGAATTT from Sphingobacteriaceae bacterium includes the following:
- a CDS encoding energy transducer TonB produces the protein MKTTILSGLLLILSLNVQSQENTEKTNANKDEVFTVVDDVAEFKGGNAELMKYLQTNLKYPEEAKKNKIGGTCFIKFIVAEDGKVNNVQTLKGVPNCAACDKEAVRVIEMMPTWNPAKINGKSVKSYYNLPIRYKA